One Verrucomicrobiota bacterium genomic window, CTGACATAGAACTTTCAGAATAACCCATTATAGAACATTATGTAAAATACGTATTTGTACTACTGAAGAAAATTTCCAGTACTGAGGCTGTTCGATCATTTGGTGAATGCATCTCAAGGGTCCGTCACACAGGAGAATCTATCCTGATTTGCAAGAACGATAAACCCGTAGCCACACTCACTCCACCTCCGGGAAGCTCCCGACTAACCGTTGCAGAGTTTGTCGATGCATGGCAAAACCTGAACCTGGATAAAGATTTTGCGACAGACCTTGAGAGTATTGGAAAAGAAGACTCGCCGCTTGAAAATCCAAGGGCCTCGTAATCGATACATCCGCGTTGGTGCACCTCGATCGCGTCAAAATAAATTCGAAAGCCCTTCCATTTGCGAATGAAGATCTTGTTCTTCCCACTATCGTTTGGGCTGAAACCCTGATTGGGGTGAGGCTCGCCAATTCTCCAGATCGAGTTGCAAAAAGAAGAGGTCTACTCGAAAAGATCAGGCTCCTAACGTCCTTTGAACCCTTTTCAACGGAAGCGGCGGAAATCTACGCAGCCCTATACCGCCAATTAAGGAAGGATGGGAAAAACAT contains:
- a CDS encoding type II toxin-antitoxin system VapC family toxin — protein: MDTSALVHLDRVKINSKALPFANEDLVLPTIVWAETLIGVRLANSPDRVAKRRGLLEKIRLLTSFEPFSTEAAEIYAALYRQLRKDGKNIPQNDLQIAAIAISLGFGGLVGPQDEKHYRQIKNLRVEVIEPEEKAQDPHR